One genomic segment of Syntrophorhabdales bacterium includes these proteins:
- a CDS encoding TRAP transporter large permease subunit, with translation MEWQVAVLIVFSSLIVLMMTGMPIAICFMFINVIGAVLVLGYPSGLDYIVQSMWSSLATFTIAPVPLFVIMGELMFHSGLGGDVVKIVDQWLGRLPGRGSLIAIGSGVILAALTGVSIASVSILGSVLLPQMEKEGYHKSMIFGPILGGGGLAVLIPPSGLAVLLAAIGEISVGKILLAIIGPGLLLAALYSAYIIIRCALNPALAPVREMQRVSLKEKISNLAYNIVPVAAIIFSVIGFMVLGIATPEEAAASGAIATLIVAIAQKRMNWLVLKKTIIGSLKVTGMIFLIIAGARGFSQVLAYVGATQAMAQFVLSLPVHPLIIMGIMQVVLLILGCFMDSAAIILLTMPIFVPAIISLGFDPVWFGAISVLNIEVGLITPPFGVALYTMKAVAPPQYTMTDVIQSAVPFMFLQVLAIGLCMIFPSIPLWLPGH, from the coding sequence ATGGAATGGCAAGTTGCGGTCCTGATCGTATTCTCCAGCCTGATCGTGCTCATGATGACGGGCATGCCTATTGCGATCTGCTTCATGTTCATCAACGTCATCGGAGCAGTGCTCGTGCTCGGGTATCCATCGGGCCTGGACTATATCGTCCAGAGCATGTGGAGCTCGCTCGCAACCTTCACGATTGCGCCCGTTCCTTTGTTTGTCATCATGGGCGAACTGATGTTTCATTCAGGGCTTGGGGGCGATGTCGTTAAGATCGTTGACCAGTGGTTGGGGCGCCTGCCGGGGAGAGGAAGCCTCATTGCAATCGGGTCAGGTGTCATCCTTGCTGCGCTCACCGGCGTCAGTATCGCGAGTGTCTCTATTCTTGGCTCGGTCCTTTTGCCCCAGATGGAGAAGGAGGGCTATCACAAGTCGATGATCTTTGGCCCCATCCTGGGTGGAGGCGGGTTGGCGGTTCTGATCCCACCCAGCGGCCTGGCTGTGCTGCTCGCGGCCATAGGCGAAATTTCGGTGGGCAAGATCTTGCTCGCCATCATCGGTCCCGGACTTCTTCTTGCCGCACTCTATTCGGCCTACATCATTATCCGGTGCGCGCTGAATCCGGCTCTTGCCCCGGTACGTGAGATGCAGAGAGTGTCCCTGAAGGAGAAGATTTCAAACTTGGCGTACAACATAGTACCGGTGGCTGCGATCATCTTCTCCGTTATAGGGTTCATGGTGCTGGGCATTGCGACACCGGAAGAAGCTGCTGCCAGCGGGGCCATTGCCACCTTGATTGTAGCCATTGCGCAGAAGCGCATGAATTGGCTTGTTCTCAAGAAGACGATCATCGGCTCGCTGAAGGTAACAGGCATGATCTTCCTCATCATCGCAGGAGCACGCGGTTTCAGCCAGGTGCTGGCCTATGTCGGCGCCACGCAGGCCATGGCCCAGTTCGTATTGTCTCTGCCTGTTCACCCTCTCATTATCATGGGCATCATGCAGGTGGTGCTGCTGATCCTGGGGTGTTTCATGGATTCTGCGGCTATCATTCTGCTGACCATGCCTATTTTCGTGCCCGCCATCATCTCTCTGGGATTCGACCCTGTCTGGTTCGGTGCAATTTCCGTTTTGAATATAGAAGTCGGACTGATTACACCGCCTTTTGGTGTGGCCCTGTACACGATGAAAGCGGTGGCTCCCCCGCAGTATACGATGACCGATGTAATTCAATCTGCTGTGCCGTTCATGTTCCTGCAAGTGCTTGCTATAGGTCTTTGCATGATCTTCCCATCAATACCGCTCTGGCTGCCAGGGCATTAG
- a CDS encoding dihydrodipicolinate synthase family protein, translating to MAKNSGTKWDRIFTAVVVPYKRGTFEIDYGAYRKLLRYFLQPKFVDAGGAIIVNPEAGEIFYLSYEEKKKIVEIAVEEVAGKVPLFAGAIDATTEGIVRDAVTAKKAGVDGIFFIPPMGSGDITYAWNPEKYPEVWIDIARAIDKAVNLPIIVHPTSGVNPMYGVGLPVGPTLKMCNAVRNIVGWKMTYNYPGWKSVGEGLRSLDHHVAILGAPSDLWHVFLMLEMFDGTVNGGLNYGMEPMIDHIQAWKRNDLMEARRIWNAGLGKLNDFVYADYARLHVRYKIGAWLRGFLAHPFMRPPQPQAKKEEIKQMAALLKGTGLKIVDESEIKQILSKL from the coding sequence ATGGCCAAGAATAGCGGTACAAAATGGGATCGTATTTTCACTGCTGTAGTTGTTCCTTATAAGCGGGGGACATTCGAGATCGATTACGGTGCGTACCGGAAGCTGCTGCGTTATTTTCTGCAACCGAAATTTGTTGATGCAGGGGGAGCTATTATCGTCAATCCCGAGGCCGGAGAAATTTTCTATCTGAGCTATGAGGAGAAGAAGAAGATTGTTGAGATCGCCGTAGAAGAAGTTGCAGGCAAAGTGCCGCTCTTTGCAGGCGCCATAGATGCGACAACCGAGGGGATAGTCCGCGATGCAGTGACGGCGAAGAAAGCGGGTGTGGACGGGATCTTTTTTATTCCCCCCATGGGATCAGGGGATATCACCTATGCATGGAACCCTGAAAAATATCCCGAGGTGTGGATCGACATAGCAAGGGCTATCGATAAAGCCGTCAACCTGCCGATCATTGTACACCCAACATCGGGAGTGAATCCCATGTATGGTGTAGGTCTACCGGTCGGCCCTACACTCAAGATGTGCAATGCGGTGCGCAACATAGTGGGCTGGAAGATGACGTACAATTATCCGGGATGGAAAAGTGTGGGTGAAGGGCTCAGGTCGCTCGACCACCACGTCGCCATCCTGGGTGCACCCTCTGATTTGTGGCACGTCTTCCTGATGCTGGAGATGTTTGACGGAACCGTCAACGGAGGGCTGAACTATGGCATGGAACCGATGATCGACCACATTCAGGCGTGGAAGAGAAACGATCTCATGGAAGCACGCAGAATCTGGAATGCAGGGTTAGGAAAGTTAAATGATTTTGTGTACGCGGATTACGCCAGGTTGCACGTGCGCTACAAAATAGGTGCGTGGCTGCGCGGATTCCTTGCGCATCCTTTTATGCGGCCGCCGCAGCCCCAGGCGAAAAAAGAAGAGATTAAACAGATGGCCGCGCTCTTGAAAGGCACCGGTCTGAAAATTGTTGACGAAAGTGAGATCAAACAGATCCTTTCCAAACTCTGA
- a CDS encoding xanthine dehydrogenase family protein molybdopterin-binding subunit, translating to MSESKLLVKGTVPPPLDRELTVVGKPLNRYDALEKVTGEAKYAGDIKLPGMLYGKTLHCPHPRARILKIDTSKAEALPGVMAILNKENTKGWRTCWYEVPEIAFPETITHEGTEVAAVAAVDVVTARKALELIEVEYEVLTPMPPAEEALQKPVPPLVGDEEYPGREMFDRKPFVIQRGDVEKGFEEAEVIVEDTYTTQVSHHGTIQTRACVASWDGHELTVWDAAQGVWNSKRALAKSLGLDPENVRIIVRYLGGGFGSKAWSHRIVYYAAKLSMVTGRPVRMERTRNEEFVNHSRRYDTTMYLKMGAKKDGTLTAIFQKAIVDIGAAATEENYYCRQIIWHTANLHACPNVYLEQTGVSTNKQTTGPTRSPMNMQAIFALESHMDRMAVELGIDPFDFRMKNYATYQSVGTAEAHMISDGTTTFAAKIPYSSKILDECMKLAVDAIGWERRRAPVSDNKGPLKRGMGMASYLVLQGVGLYPYVAEAKVVINPDGTVNLFVGVVDIGGGQKTILGMIAAEELGVRAGDVTVFIGDTKDTLYAPSCHASRCTPEMGPAVLQAAAEARQRVFEHAAFLLDTDAGRLRSKDGMIYVQSDPSRSVSFRKACRNMAPDETIVGIGSRAPNPAEPMMATFGAQTVELEVDTETGRVNILKCVAAQDFGKPINPKLCTSQVYGGIEFGVGFALTEEGLYDPRTGKLLTGNLSDYRMPTSLDFPPVEVFLPECEDPYFAYSAKGAGENTNAPTPAAIRNALYNATGIWFNDLPITPDKIIRAARAARGQAKGAR from the coding sequence ATGAGCGAAAGCAAGCTGCTCGTCAAAGGTACTGTGCCTCCCCCGTTAGACAGAGAATTGACTGTCGTGGGCAAACCGCTCAACCGATATGATGCTCTTGAGAAGGTCACAGGAGAGGCGAAATACGCAGGAGACATCAAACTGCCTGGCATGCTCTATGGAAAAACGCTTCACTGCCCCCATCCGCGCGCGAGGATCCTGAAGATCGATACAAGCAAGGCAGAGGCTTTACCAGGGGTCATGGCCATCCTGAACAAGGAAAACACGAAGGGTTGGAGGACGTGCTGGTACGAGGTGCCCGAGATCGCCTTTCCCGAAACTATCACCCATGAAGGCACTGAAGTAGCGGCAGTGGCGGCGGTCGACGTTGTTACTGCAAGAAAAGCCCTTGAACTGATAGAGGTGGAATACGAGGTACTCACCCCAATGCCGCCCGCGGAGGAGGCCTTGCAGAAACCGGTTCCTCCGCTCGTTGGGGACGAGGAATATCCTGGAAGGGAGATGTTTGACAGGAAGCCTTTCGTGATCCAGCGGGGTGATGTCGAGAAAGGCTTTGAGGAAGCCGAGGTAATCGTGGAGGACACCTACACCACGCAGGTTTCCCACCACGGGACAATTCAGACGCGCGCCTGCGTGGCCAGCTGGGATGGTCATGAACTTACGGTCTGGGATGCCGCACAGGGCGTGTGGAATTCCAAACGGGCACTCGCGAAGTCTCTCGGCCTCGATCCGGAGAATGTCAGGATAATTGTGCGTTACCTTGGCGGAGGTTTTGGTTCCAAGGCGTGGTCGCACAGGATAGTATATTATGCTGCCAAGCTTTCCATGGTAACGGGAAGGCCCGTGAGAATGGAACGCACCCGAAACGAAGAATTCGTGAATCATTCACGCAGATACGACACCACAATGTATCTCAAGATGGGAGCGAAGAAGGACGGCACGCTCACAGCTATTTTTCAAAAGGCCATTGTGGATATAGGAGCGGCGGCGACCGAGGAGAATTATTATTGCAGACAGATCATCTGGCACACGGCAAATCTTCACGCGTGCCCGAATGTCTACCTGGAGCAGACGGGCGTCAGTACGAACAAGCAAACAACAGGCCCCACCCGCTCTCCCATGAACATGCAGGCCATATTCGCTCTGGAATCGCACATGGACCGGATGGCGGTGGAGCTTGGTATCGATCCTTTTGACTTCAGAATGAAGAACTACGCGACCTATCAGTCTGTGGGCACGGCAGAGGCTCACATGATTAGTGATGGCACAACCACGTTTGCTGCAAAGATTCCTTACTCGAGCAAGATACTGGACGAATGCATGAAACTCGCTGTCGACGCGATCGGCTGGGAGAGGAGAAGAGCGCCGGTCAGCGACAACAAGGGCCCACTGAAGCGCGGTATGGGCATGGCCTCCTACCTGGTGCTCCAGGGCGTCGGTCTTTACCCGTACGTGGCCGAAGCTAAAGTGGTGATCAACCCGGATGGCACCGTCAATCTCTTCGTGGGTGTTGTTGATATAGGGGGCGGACAAAAGACCATACTGGGGATGATAGCTGCCGAGGAGTTGGGGGTGAGAGCGGGTGACGTGACAGTCTTCATCGGCGACACCAAGGATACCCTCTATGCCCCTTCATGTCACGCGTCACGCTGTACGCCTGAGATGGGGCCGGCGGTTCTGCAGGCAGCTGCAGAGGCACGGCAGCGCGTTTTTGAGCACGCAGCCTTCCTGCTGGATACCGATGCCGGGAGGCTACGATCAAAGGACGGGATGATCTATGTACAATCAGACCCTTCGCGATCGGTTTCATTCAGGAAGGCGTGCCGGAACATGGCGCCGGACGAAACGATCGTTGGCATAGGCAGCAGGGCACCAAATCCGGCCGAACCCATGATGGCCACATTCGGGGCGCAGACCGTGGAGCTTGAGGTGGATACCGAGACCGGCCGTGTGAACATCCTGAAATGCGTGGCTGCCCAGGATTTCGGCAAACCGATAAATCCAAAGCTGTGCACATCCCAGGTATATGGCGGCATCGAGTTCGGCGTAGGCTTTGCGTTAACAGAGGAAGGCCTCTATGATCCAAGAACAGGAAAGCTCCTGACGGGCAATTTATCCGATTACAGGATGCCGACTTCGCTCGATTTCCCGCCTGTCGAGGTATTTCTCCCCGAATGCGAGGATCCTTATTTTGCCTACTCAGCCAAGGGGGCAGGCGAGAATACCAATGCCCCCACGCCGGCAGCGATACGTAACGCCCTGTACAACGCCACAGGTATCTGGTTTAACGACCTTCCCATCACGCCTGATAAGATCATCAGGGCAGCGCGGGCTGCACGCGGTCAGGCGAAAGGAGCGCGTTGA
- a CDS encoding TRAP transporter small permease, with protein sequence MKFFIGLGRVFDYLNLVMVVISAILLLGLTFIVGADITLRYLFNRPMGWVKEVSEYTLVGMGFLVAAWILRDDGHVKMDLVLNKLKPRAQTLLNIITSIISTIVVLIITWFTLRVILEFYRTKLVIPTVLEPPRWILLTPILVGSFLLAIQFIRRTYSYIGKWKGLTK encoded by the coding sequence ATGAAATTTTTCATAGGACTCGGCAGGGTTTTCGATTACTTGAACTTAGTAATGGTAGTGATCAGCGCCATTCTGCTTCTGGGCCTTACTTTTATTGTCGGTGCAGATATCACACTCCGGTACCTTTTCAACAGGCCTATGGGATGGGTGAAGGAAGTGAGCGAGTACACCCTCGTGGGCATGGGATTTCTGGTTGCAGCCTGGATACTGAGGGATGATGGTCATGTCAAGATGGATCTCGTGCTGAACAAGCTGAAACCCAGGGCGCAAACTTTGCTGAACATCATCACGTCAATAATCAGCACGATTGTAGTTCTCATCATCACATGGTTCACCCTGAGAGTCATTCTTGAATTCTACCGTACCAAGCTTGTCATACCAACAGTTCTGGAGCCCCCGAGATGGATTCTCCTGACACCTATTCTCGTAGGCAGCTTCCTGCTTGCAATACAGTTCATACGAAGAACCTACAGCTATATCGGCAAGTGGAAGGGCCTGACTAAGTAA
- a CDS encoding xanthine dehydrogenase family protein subunit M, protein MLFELPGFEYKSVTDVQEAVSYLARYGEKAKVIAGATDLLSLMKDRIEGPALKTPEVLVNIKKIPGLNAISYKEGNGLRIGATATLKQLATSDIIREKFPVIAEAALHVGTTQLRNMGTLGGNLCQRPRCSYFRHPHFICFKKGGDRCYAISGEHRFYHAIMMHGKCVAAHPSDLAPALIALRGNAVIAGPRGERRAPLDTFFTGANSLGETALEPDELLTGVVVPDQPGSGQVFLKERIRHAADFALASVALSVRMPARVCEKARIVLGSVAPAPYVAAAVEDMITGRKLDRRLIATAAEASVTEARPLRMNGYKMDLAKVLVERALTRVVKDLEGR, encoded by the coding sequence ATGTTGTTCGAACTGCCGGGCTTTGAGTATAAAAGTGTGACAGATGTGCAGGAAGCAGTTTCGTATCTCGCGCGCTATGGCGAGAAAGCCAAGGTGATAGCAGGTGCAACAGACCTGCTCAGCCTCATGAAAGACCGCATTGAGGGTCCGGCGCTCAAAACCCCGGAGGTGCTCGTCAACATCAAGAAGATCCCGGGATTGAACGCAATAAGCTATAAAGAAGGAAATGGGTTGCGTATTGGGGCGACGGCGACACTGAAGCAGCTTGCCACCTCTGACATCATACGGGAGAAGTTCCCTGTAATCGCAGAGGCAGCCCTTCACGTGGGCACAACCCAGCTGAGAAACATGGGTACGCTGGGGGGCAATCTCTGTCAGAGGCCGAGATGTTCCTATTTCAGGCATCCACACTTTATCTGCTTTAAGAAGGGCGGCGACAGGTGTTATGCGATTTCCGGCGAACATCGCTTCTATCACGCTATCATGATGCACGGGAAATGCGTGGCCGCGCACCCTTCAGATCTGGCTCCCGCACTCATAGCGCTGCGAGGCAATGCTGTGATCGCCGGCCCACGGGGAGAACGGAGGGCACCACTCGATACGTTCTTTACGGGAGCCAACAGCCTGGGTGAGACGGCGCTAGAGCCGGATGAGCTTCTTACGGGAGTCGTGGTTCCTGACCAGCCCGGCTCGGGTCAGGTTTTTCTAAAAGAACGGATACGTCACGCTGCGGATTTTGCTCTTGCCAGCGTGGCTCTCTCGGTGCGGATGCCGGCGCGGGTCTGTGAAAAGGCGAGGATAGTGCTTGGCAGCGTAGCCCCGGCGCCGTACGTTGCAGCAGCGGTAGAGGATATGATCACCGGAAGAAAGCTTGACAGAAGACTCATCGCAACGGCGGCAGAGGCTTCGGTTACGGAAGCAAGGCCTCTGCGGATGAACGGCTACAAGATGGACCTCGCCAAAGTGCTGGTGGAACGTGCACTGACGCGTGTTGTGAAAGATCTCGAAGGACGGTAG
- a CDS encoding (2Fe-2S)-binding protein: MGQAEGSRENRKHVTMTVNEKRVEADINHYMTLAEFLREELDLTGTKVGCNRGECGSCTVILDGEAVYSCTTLAVEADGREVLTIEGMPVKGKLHPLQQAFIDHDALQCGYCTPGMILSAKALLDKNAHPTEHDVRIAIDGNLCRCGSTPNVIEAVLEVAGRLTEKRGDGQ; this comes from the coding sequence ATGGGCCAAGCAGAGGGCTCGCGTGAAAACAGGAAACATGTCACGATGACCGTTAATGAAAAGAGGGTTGAAGCTGACATCAATCACTACATGACCCTTGCTGAGTTTCTCAGGGAAGAACTCGATCTTACCGGCACGAAAGTCGGCTGCAACCGGGGCGAATGCGGAAGCTGCACGGTCATACTTGATGGCGAGGCTGTCTACTCGTGCACAACGCTCGCGGTAGAGGCGGACGGTAGAGAAGTTCTAACAATAGAGGGAATGCCTGTGAAGGGAAAGCTTCATCCGCTCCAGCAGGCGTTCATCGACCACGACGCGCTTCAGTGCGGGTATTGCACGCCCGGCATGATACTCTCTGCCAAGGCCCTGCTGGATAAGAATGCCCATCCCACCGAGCATGATGTGCGTATTGCTATTGACGGAAACCTCTGCCGGTGCGGTTCTACTCCGAATGTCATCGAAGCCGTTCTGGAGGTTGCCGGAAGGTTGACAGAAAAGAGAGGGGACGGGCAATGA
- the fdhF gene encoding formate dehydrogenase subunit alpha: MKTPEKINKRITLYIDGTAVSVPEGATILDAARKAGARIPTLCFLPELQPIGSCRVCLVTIEGTDRPATACNTQALEGMRVVTRSEQLFHLRREVMKMIIAHHPLNCAPCPKNGQCRLQDMAYEYDLTTFDFARYVIATEEFPWKPYATPILDYHPRRCILCGRCVRICAEIRGLGAITLSGAGAQTVIRPVMSDPGTPSRCISCGECMRVCPVNAIDERLVHQQGKPWETTKVQTTCTYCGVGCQLDLNVVNGRVVGVTTRDDIGINRGRLCVKGRFGYAFIHSPDRLTQPLVRNQRGELKETSWSAALTRVAREFGRIRDKHGPQALGGLSSARCTNEENYLFQRMVRQAFRTNNVDHCARLUHSTTVAGLASVFGSGAMTNSIEEIVKADVIVVTGTNTTENHAIIAHSIKRAVERNAAKLIVVDPRRIDLVDQANYWLRPRPGTDVAWLNGMMHWIIKNNLHNKKFIEERCEGFEELAAVLEKYTPVHVEEITGIPASDLKAAAELIGRAGNATFLYAMGITQHTTGTANVKSIANLAMITGNLGRPSTGVNPLRGQNNVQGACDMGALPNVFTGYQSVSDPDIRKQVARVWGATYMPDEPGLTLTEMIPSALAGTLRALYVMGENPVVSDPNSAHIQEALQKLEFLVVQDIFMTETAQLADVVLPGVTWAEKDGTFTNTERRVQRVRAAIQPVGNSVPDWMIVQQITRNMGIKARFSSPEEIFEEIRRLTPSYAGITYSRLDREGGIQWPCPSVDHPGTPFLHQGRFPRGKGLLTPIDYEPPAEVADENYPLVLTTGRIQYHYHTGTMTRRCRSLSMLAPEALLEMHPDDAAKLKIRDGDLVTVTSRRGNIQIRAKVPGKVAPGVVFSTFHFSEAPINRLTNDALDPVAKIPELKVCSVCVEKA; encoded by the coding sequence ATGAAGACCCCAGAGAAAATCAACAAGCGGATCACCCTGTATATCGACGGCACAGCAGTGAGCGTGCCTGAAGGCGCAACGATTCTTGACGCGGCACGGAAAGCCGGCGCGCGTATTCCGACGCTTTGTTTTCTCCCGGAACTTCAACCCATAGGCTCATGCCGGGTCTGTCTTGTCACCATCGAGGGAACTGACCGGCCCGCTACGGCCTGCAACACGCAGGCTCTCGAAGGCATGCGTGTGGTAACCCGCTCGGAGCAGCTATTCCATCTCAGGCGGGAAGTCATGAAAATGATCATCGCACATCACCCGCTCAATTGCGCACCGTGTCCTAAGAATGGTCAGTGCCGCCTCCAGGATATGGCGTACGAGTATGATCTCACCACCTTCGATTTTGCCCGATACGTCATCGCCACGGAAGAATTCCCGTGGAAGCCTTACGCGACGCCCATTCTGGACTACCATCCCCGCAGATGCATCCTGTGCGGGAGATGCGTCAGGATCTGTGCGGAGATACGCGGTCTGGGCGCAATCACCCTGAGCGGTGCCGGTGCGCAAACGGTAATCCGGCCTGTAATGTCAGATCCGGGTACTCCGTCCCGCTGCATTTCCTGCGGGGAATGCATGCGGGTCTGTCCGGTGAACGCAATCGACGAGCGACTGGTACACCAGCAAGGCAAACCCTGGGAGACCACAAAGGTGCAGACGACCTGCACGTACTGCGGTGTCGGCTGTCAGCTCGATCTGAATGTGGTGAACGGCCGCGTCGTGGGGGTGACGACACGCGATGACATTGGCATCAACCGCGGCAGGCTCTGCGTGAAAGGCAGATTCGGCTACGCCTTTATTCACAGCCCGGACCGGCTGACACAACCCCTGGTCCGCAACCAGAGGGGAGAGCTCAAAGAAACCTCGTGGTCGGCTGCTTTGACCCGCGTGGCCCGCGAGTTCGGCCGTATACGCGATAAACACGGTCCGCAGGCTCTGGGCGGCCTGTCCAGTGCCAGATGCACCAACGAAGAGAACTACCTGTTCCAAAGGATGGTGCGGCAGGCGTTCCGTACCAACAATGTGGACCACTGCGCGCGGCTCTGACACTCCACCACCGTGGCCGGTCTGGCCTCCGTATTCGGAAGCGGTGCAATGACGAATTCGATCGAGGAAATAGTAAAAGCTGACGTGATCGTGGTGACGGGGACGAACACGACTGAAAACCACGCGATCATCGCCCACTCAATAAAGCGCGCGGTAGAGCGCAACGCGGCAAAGCTGATCGTGGTCGACCCGAGACGCATCGACCTCGTGGACCAGGCGAATTATTGGCTGCGCCCGAGACCCGGCACTGACGTGGCGTGGCTCAACGGCATGATGCACTGGATCATCAAGAATAACCTGCACAACAAGAAATTTATTGAGGAGCGCTGCGAAGGCTTCGAGGAACTGGCTGCTGTGCTCGAGAAGTATACGCCTGTACATGTGGAAGAGATTACAGGAATTCCGGCATCCGATCTGAAGGCGGCAGCAGAATTGATCGGCCGGGCAGGCAATGCGACCTTCCTCTATGCGATGGGTATCACGCAGCATACGACAGGGACAGCAAACGTAAAGTCCATCGCAAATCTCGCCATGATCACGGGGAACCTTGGCCGTCCCTCTACCGGCGTGAACCCGCTGCGCGGCCAGAACAACGTGCAGGGCGCATGCGACATGGGGGCCTTACCCAATGTCTTCACCGGCTATCAGTCTGTCTCTGACCCTGATATCAGAAAACAAGTTGCGCGTGTGTGGGGGGCTACATACATGCCGGATGAGCCCGGATTAACACTTACGGAAATGATCCCTTCGGCGCTGGCGGGGACGCTCCGTGCTCTCTACGTGATGGGAGAAAACCCGGTAGTTTCAGACCCCAATTCAGCCCATATCCAGGAAGCGTTGCAGAAATTGGAATTCCTGGTGGTCCAGGATATCTTTATGACGGAGACGGCGCAACTCGCCGACGTTGTTCTCCCCGGCGTCACGTGGGCAGAAAAGGACGGGACATTTACAAACACCGAGCGACGAGTACAGCGCGTGAGGGCTGCCATTCAGCCTGTGGGAAACAGCGTCCCTGACTGGATGATCGTCCAGCAGATCACGAGAAACATGGGTATCAAGGCCCGCTTCTCCTCACCGGAGGAGATCTTCGAGGAGATCCGGCGCCTGACGCCCTCGTACGCTGGAATCACCTATTCACGGCTTGATCGTGAGGGAGGTATTCAGTGGCCGTGCCCGAGTGTTGATCATCCGGGGACGCCTTTTCTCCACCAGGGAAGATTCCCTCGCGGCAAGGGGCTCCTGACCCCTATAGACTATGAGCCGCCGGCGGAGGTGGCGGACGAGAACTATCCGCTCGTGCTCACAACCGGGCGTATACAGTACCATTATCATACAGGGACCATGACGCGCCGCTGCCGCAGCTTGAGCATGCTCGCGCCCGAGGCTCTTCTTGAAATGCATCCGGATGATGCAGCAAAATTGAAAATTCGCGATGGCGACCTCGTTACGGTGACGTCCCGCCGCGGTAACATCCAGATACGCGCAAAGGTGCCTGGAAAGGTTGCGCCCGGTGTGGTCTTTTCCACGTTTCACTTCAGTGAGGCGCCGATTAATCGGCTGACGAACGATGCACTCGATCCGGTTGCGAAGATTCCGGAGCTGAAAGTCTGTTCAGTCTGCGTCGAGAAAGCGTAA